Part of the Paenibacillus aurantius genome, ATTGGTTTTACCGGAACCGGCCCTTCGTGACCCATCACGTACACCTTCTTATCGATCATGCGGCCAACGCTTCCTTCCCGAGCGACCATTCCATCGGTGCTTTCGTAATCGCCACGTCCATCTGGTTATTCCGGAGAAAGGCCGGTTCCCTTTGGCTGCTGCTTGCCGCCTTCATCTCGTTCTCACGGATATGGAACGGTGTCCATTATCCGGCAGACGTCATCGCCGGTGCCATTCTGGGGATACTGTCGGCAGCAGCCGTTCACCGGTTGTTTATCCGCCATCCCATCGCAAGCCGAGCGATGAGCGCCGGCCTTCTGGTCTACGAAAGCATCGAGCAGCGAATCTACCCTAAACGCAATAAAGAGGCAGCATGAGACAGGCAAATGCCTTATTGTCGTTAACCTTCCTGCTGATCGGCGTTTTGGTCTATACTATTGTCTGCAGCTATCCCTTTTCTGCGTTCGAATCGATTGCCATGGCCGAGGGGGGCTCCGCTTTTCTCTGTGCGGGAGGATATTCCCTTCTAGTCTCTATCCCAGACCGCAACAATCCAGAATAAGGTACTGAGATACGCTCAGGCCCTCAATAAGGAGGAGCACCTTGACGTTTATAACCGCTTGGCTGGAGCAATACGGATATGGGATCCTCTTTATCGCCCTATTTCTGGAGATGCTGGCCTTACCGCTTCCGGGAGAAGTCCTTCTGAGCTACGCCGGACTGCTCGTGTTTCAAGGGAAATTGAGCTTGCCGCTTGCTATCCTCCTCGCTGGAGCAGGGGCATCGGCAGGGATGACGTTGTCTTATTGGATTGGCTTTCGCCTGGGCAAGCCCTTCTTTGAGAAATACGGGGCCAGGTTCCATATGGGACCGGACAAGCTCGATAAGGTCTCTCACTGGTTTCAAAAATACGGAAATGTAAGTTTGATGGTGGCCTACTTCATTCCCGGCGTTCGTCATATCACCGGATACTTCTCGGGCACGACACGGCTTTCCTTTCGCAAGTATGCCGCTTTCGCTTATTCAGGAGCCTTTTTGTGGGTCGGGGTATTCCTTACACTTGGAAAATTGCTTGGTCCGAAGTGGGAATTGTATCATCATACCATCAACCGCTATCTGCTGATCGGCGGAATTGGCACAGCCTTCATTCTTATTATGGTCTATTATTACCGGAACCGCCGGGAGGTGTGGCGAGCCAGAGCGACCCTTCTTCTGGAAAAAGGGCTTACCCGCTTCCATACAGCGGGAAACGTCCGCTTTCTACTGATTTCCGCTTTCGCCGTTCTGGTGGGGTTTCTTTCGTTAGCCATCGGAATGATTCAGGATTTCCTGGCTCAGGAATTCTCCATGTTTGATGAAATCACGACGTTCCTGATCGGCGAGTTGTTCTCTTCCGGCTGGTCCGTGTGGATGAACCGGTTTGCCATGCTCGGCACTTACTATTTTTGGGGACCTGTGATCCTGGTTACGGCTCTATGGATTCTGCTAAAAGGAAAGGAACGGAGACTCGAGCTCTCCTTTCTTGGCTTGGTCGTACTGGGCGGGGAGGCCCTGGATGAGGGACTGCGCTATTTGTTCCACCGGACCGGTCCTCTTCCGTCCGGATTACGGGATCCCTATACCTTTCCGAGCGAGCAAAGCCTTCTTTCCCTTATTGTGGTGGGGATAGCTGTCTACTTAGGGGTTCGGCATTACGGAGGGGTCAAGCTTCGCATGGCCGGTGTTCTGTCGGTCATTCTTATAAGTCTGCTTGTCGGAATCAGCCGGATCTACTTCGGGATTCAATATCCGAGCGATGTCGCGGCAGGCTTTGCTTTTGGCGGAGTCTGGCTCAGCTTGAATGTTGTTCTGCTGGAGATTTTCCGGCTGCTGTCGGAGAGAAGCCGGCAAGCATAAGGCGGTGGCGGCAGGGAGATGAACTTGTGTGGATGAAGAACTTCACCGTTTAATCGGAGAGGCGAGAAGAGGAGGAAAGGACGCCTTTGCCCGCCTGGTCACTCTCTATAAAGACCGGGTATACCGCCATGCTTACGGGATGCTCGGAGACCGGATGGAAGCCGAGGATATGGCGCAGGAGGCCTTTCTTAAAGCGTATTACGCCCTTCCCGGTCTGGAAAGCGAGTATGCGTTCTCCTCTTGGCTGATGA contains:
- a CDS encoding undecaprenyl-diphosphatase, with product MTGTQMDYAIFKWINDLAGSTPWLDGIMGFLSQDAEYLFYLGIIVYWFTRKRENRKMVGESLLSACLAFGIGNILSHWFYRNRPFVTHHVHLLIDHAANASFPSDHSIGAFVIATSIWLFRRKAGSLWLLLAAFISFSRIWNGVHYPADVIAGAILGILSAAAVHRLFIRHPIASRAMSAGLLVYESIEQRIYPKRNKEAA
- a CDS encoding VTT domain-containing protein → MTFITAWLEQYGYGILFIALFLEMLALPLPGEVLLSYAGLLVFQGKLSLPLAILLAGAGASAGMTLSYWIGFRLGKPFFEKYGARFHMGPDKLDKVSHWFQKYGNVSLMVAYFIPGVRHITGYFSGTTRLSFRKYAAFAYSGAFLWVGVFLTLGKLLGPKWELYHHTINRYLLIGGIGTAFILIMVYYYRNRREVWRARATLLLEKGLTRFHTAGNVRFLLISAFAVLVGFLSLAIGMIQDFLAQEFSMFDEITTFLIGELFSSGWSVWMNRFAMLGTYYFWGPVILVTALWILLKGKERRLELSFLGLVVLGGEALDEGLRYLFHRTGPLPSGLRDPYTFPSEQSLLSLIVVGIAVYLGVRHYGGVKLRMAGVLSVILISLLVGISRIYFGIQYPSDVAAGFAFGGVWLSLNVVLLEIFRLLSERSRQA